Proteins encoded within one genomic window of Cytophagales bacterium:
- a CDS encoding polysaccharide biosynthesis protein, with translation MNPLNFEEYKQEEEVVPGILEKVLGRASINYFSENAKKEYAGKVVLVTGAAGSIGAELVRQLQACKPKILLLLDQAESGLYDLVHDLHSGNGHLKFVESIVCNITNKKSLERIFVSNKIDIVFHAAAYKHVPLMEDHPFEAINTNIFGTKILADLSVEFGVSKFVFVSTDKAVNPTNIMGATKRAAEMYIQSYTHISKTDFITTRFGNVLGSNGSVIPLFSKQIAKGGPITVTHPEITRYFMTIPEACSLVLEAGSIAQGGEIFVFDMGGSVKIIDLAYKMLALAGLEPGKDIEIIFTGLRPGEKLYEELLSTKENTKPTHHPKIMVAEVQENDHEYVNYMLLSIKESFDNGGEIDMIRQLKSLIPEFKSNGSRFSSLD, from the coding sequence ATGAATCCGCTAAACTTCGAGGAATATAAACAGGAAGAAGAAGTCGTTCCCGGAATTCTTGAGAAGGTATTGGGGCGAGCATCAATCAACTATTTCTCTGAGAATGCGAAAAAAGAATATGCCGGCAAAGTAGTGCTTGTTACTGGTGCTGCGGGCTCTATAGGAGCAGAATTGGTGAGGCAACTCCAAGCTTGCAAACCCAAAATTTTGCTCTTGTTGGATCAAGCTGAGAGTGGCTTGTATGACCTTGTGCATGACCTGCATTCGGGAAATGGCCACTTGAAATTTGTTGAGAGTATTGTTTGTAATATCACTAACAAAAAGTCACTAGAGCGAATTTTCGTATCGAATAAGATTGATATTGTATTCCATGCAGCAGCATACAAGCATGTGCCTTTGATGGAAGATCATCCTTTTGAGGCTATCAATACCAATATCTTCGGGACTAAAATTCTCGCCGATCTGTCAGTAGAATTTGGTGTTAGCAAGTTTGTTTTTGTGAGTACGGATAAAGCCGTGAACCCAACCAATATCATGGGAGCGACAAAAAGAGCGGCAGAAATGTACATCCAGTCGTATACGCATATTTCAAAAACGGATTTTATCACTACCCGTTTTGGAAATGTCTTAGGATCCAATGGCTCGGTGATTCCTCTGTTTAGCAAGCAGATTGCCAAAGGAGGTCCGATCACCGTGACACACCCGGAAATTACTCGTTATTTCATGACGATCCCCGAAGCATGTTCATTGGTATTAGAAGCTGGTTCTATCGCCCAAGGTGGAGAGATATTTGTATTCGATATGGGTGGTTCCGTGAAGATCATTGATCTGGCATACAAAATGCTGGCATTGGCCGGCCTTGAGCCAGGGAAGGACATTGAGATCATATTCACAGGATTACGCCCGGGAGAAAAGCTCTACGAAGAATTACTGTCGACCAAGGAGAATACGAAGCCTACGCATCACCCTAAGATCATGGTGGCAGAAGTACAGGAAAATGACCATGAATATGTCAATTACATGTTGCTTTCCATTAAAGAGTCTTTTGATAATGGTGGTGAGATTGATATGATCAGGCAATTGAAGTCACTGATCCCCGAATTCAAGAGCAATGGTTCAAGGTTCAGTTCTCTCGACTAA
- a CDS encoding exopolysaccharide biosynthesis polyprenyl glycosylphosphotransferase, translating to MARFSESINFHFSISERKIFLFLIDHIIGVAGIYLYYFLIGKEIDTQFYITTGIFLGLSSLLNAVFKTYDLKIASSIDRLDLILFVSILVYTVLFLSSSIVPRVPQNDLKAIFLVLSLPLLVTSWRLFYIKVIHQPVLHTNAMILGESECIDFLKETFDFDSHGYKILHEEIYDDNKEIEDFRTILDNLKASRLNIVILAYNEYKNMPNYVSRITEYCSVIGIEVYGYLRFYESVNLAIPIRRLGNNLYRFFPFTRTNYNLVYKGTHRLIDIFSALFGLLFLLIVLPFIAILNIFFNPGPLFFEQLRVGKGGEEIPILKLRSMVVDAEKKSGAIMATKNDARVTPFGKILRKFRFDELPQFWTVLKGDMSLIGPRPERKVFVEQLKKEMPVYDLRHMIKPGITGWAQVKYKYGENLEDSYRKLEYDLYYIKYRSLFLDIRIILDTVNTVIFSKGQ from the coding sequence ATGGCAAGATTCTCAGAGTCAATCAACTTCCATTTTTCCATTTCGGAGAGAAAGATTTTCTTATTTCTGATCGACCACATTATCGGAGTAGCAGGGATTTACCTCTATTATTTTCTTATTGGGAAAGAAATTGATACTCAGTTTTACATTACTACGGGGATTTTTCTTGGTTTAAGCTCACTTTTGAATGCCGTATTCAAAACTTATGACTTGAAAATCGCCAGCTCTATAGATCGGTTGGATTTGATCTTGTTTGTATCCATCCTGGTATACACAGTTCTCTTCCTGTCTTCATCTATTGTTCCACGCGTTCCTCAGAATGATTTAAAAGCCATATTTCTCGTTCTTTCCCTTCCTCTTTTGGTCACGAGCTGGCGTCTTTTTTATATCAAAGTAATTCATCAGCCTGTACTCCATACCAACGCTATGATCCTTGGAGAATCGGAGTGTATTGACTTTTTGAAGGAGACATTTGATTTCGATTCGCACGGGTACAAAATACTGCATGAAGAGATTTATGATGATAACAAAGAGATTGAAGATTTCAGGACAATTCTTGATAACCTAAAAGCTTCTAGGTTGAATATTGTAATTCTGGCATACAATGAGTACAAGAATATGCCCAATTACGTTTCCAGGATCACAGAATATTGTTCCGTAATAGGCATAGAAGTTTACGGTTATTTACGGTTTTACGAGTCAGTGAACCTTGCCATACCTATCAGAAGACTAGGAAATAACCTTTATCGTTTCTTTCCATTTACCCGAACCAATTACAATCTGGTTTATAAGGGCACACATCGGCTTATTGATATCTTCTCAGCTTTATTTGGCTTACTTTTTCTCTTAATTGTACTTCCATTCATTGCCATTTTAAATATCTTTTTTAATCCTGGCCCACTTTTTTTTGAACAGCTTCGTGTTGGAAAAGGTGGAGAAGAGATTCCGATATTGAAATTACGCTCTATGGTGGTTGATGCTGAGAAGAAATCCGGAGCGATTATGGCGACAAAAAATGATGCTCGGGTAACTCCTTTTGGTAAAATATTGAGAAAGTTTAGATTTGACGAACTGCCTCAATTTTGGACTGTTCTTAAAGGAGATATGAGTTTGATCGGTCCTCGGCCAGAAAGAAAAGTATTTGTAGAACAACTTAAAAAAGAAATGCCTGTTTATGACTTACGCCACATGATCAAGCCAGGCATCACCGGTTGGGCTCAGGTCAAATATAAGTATGGGGAGAACCTGGAAGATAGCTACAGAAAGCTAGAATATGACCTCTATTATATCAAATATCGGTCACTATTCCTTGATATTCGTATCATTTTAGATACTGTAAATACAGTGATTTTTTCAAAAGGTCAATAA
- a CDS encoding glycosyltransferase family 4 protein, which yields MKILYFYQYFSTPNGSWGTRVYEFAKNWVEEGHEVTVVSSVFAKSDLEAEKLLETQYFDGIKVKIINVRTSNKDSVLKRVLGFLTYAFFSCFYAVTLKADIVIASSGPITVGIPGLLARWLRGKKLIFEARDLWPDGAIELGILKNKTIIALTRAMEKFCYNSSSLIVALSPGMRDYIKNKHGHKNVISITNTANLDLFDPEKADDSNIEFASRSYSIYTGNIGEVNNSYWLYNTAKVLKDRGREDVKIVLIGDGQQREELVELAKENEVGNLIFKSLMPKKNLVQYVLNAKFSLIPLKGLPVLDTSSPNKLFESLAAGVPVIQNTNGWIKDFLEEHQLGFTLDPNKPEELADLLIEYHDSDLDMELRNRARTVAKSHFDKNILSAQYLEEVIKVSES from the coding sequence ATGAAAATCCTATATTTCTATCAGTATTTTTCTACCCCTAATGGTTCCTGGGGTACAAGGGTTTATGAATTTGCAAAGAATTGGGTGGAAGAAGGCCATGAGGTGACGGTAGTATCGAGTGTGTTTGCGAAATCTGATCTGGAAGCTGAGAAGCTATTGGAAACCCAATATTTTGATGGGATCAAAGTCAAAATTATTAATGTCAGGACCAGTAATAAGGACAGTGTTTTAAAGAGAGTTCTTGGATTCTTAACCTATGCATTCTTCTCTTGTTTTTATGCTGTTACCTTAAAGGCTGATATTGTTATTGCTTCTTCTGGCCCCATAACTGTAGGAATCCCAGGTCTGCTCGCAAGGTGGTTACGTGGAAAGAAATTAATCTTTGAGGCCAGGGACCTTTGGCCTGATGGCGCCATCGAGTTAGGGATTTTGAAAAATAAAACCATAATCGCTCTAACCAGAGCAATGGAAAAGTTTTGCTATAATTCTTCTTCGCTTATTGTGGCACTTTCCCCAGGAATGCGCGACTATATAAAGAATAAACATGGGCATAAAAACGTAATTTCGATAACTAATACAGCTAACCTCGACCTCTTTGATCCAGAGAAAGCGGATGATTCCAATATTGAATTTGCTTCACGTTCCTATTCCATCTATACTGGAAATATTGGCGAGGTTAATAATTCATATTGGCTATACAATACTGCCAAAGTCCTGAAGGATCGAGGTAGGGAGGATGTTAAAATCGTACTGATAGGAGATGGGCAACAGCGTGAAGAGTTGGTCGAACTTGCCAAGGAAAATGAGGTAGGTAATCTGATATTTAAAAGTTTAATGCCTAAAAAGAATCTTGTTCAGTACGTACTAAATGCAAAATTCTCTCTAATCCCTTTAAAGGGATTACCTGTGTTGGATACCTCATCTCCGAATAAGCTCTTTGAATCACTTGCGGCTGGAGTCCCTGTAATTCAAAACACAAATGGTTGGATAAAAGACTTTCTGGAAGAGCACCAACTGGGGTTTACTCTGGATCCCAATAAGCCGGAGGAGTTGGCTGATCTTTTGATCGAATACCACGATTCGGATCTTGATATGGAGTTGCGCAACCGCGCCCGAACAGTGGCGAAAAGTCATTTTGATAAAAACATTTTGTCAGCACAGTATCTTGAGGAAGTCATAAAGGTTTCAGAAAGCTAA
- the wecB gene encoding UDP-N-acetylglucosamine 2-epimerase (non-hydrolyzing): MLVDIIAGARPNFMKIAPIIHEINRVGDSNLKYRLVHTGQHYDKKMSGDFFEQLNIPMPDVNLESGSGTQAEQTAKIMTRYEALLLENPCDLTLVVGDVTSTMACSIAAKKLNIKVAHVEAGIRSFDITMPEEINRMVTDSITDYFFTTSETANENLRKSGISGEQIFFVGNTMIDTLEANMDRLAMPEVWRNASLEKGQYFVMTMHRPANVDEEEKLKEFMNAILLNSGSHPIVFPIHPRTAKIFKNLGIDDARLKLVEPMSYLEFNYLVKHALAVITDSGGITEETTVMGVPCLTLRDNTERPETIDIGTNELIGTDPKNIPPAMETLLSGRWKTGKIPELWDGKAANRIVETLRRLN; the protein is encoded by the coding sequence ATGTTAGTTGATATCATCGCGGGTGCCAGACCAAATTTCATGAAGATTGCTCCAATCATTCATGAAATTAATCGAGTAGGAGATAGTAATTTAAAGTACCGTCTGGTGCATACAGGACAGCATTATGATAAGAAAATGTCAGGTGACTTTTTTGAACAACTAAATATCCCTATGCCTGATGTTAATCTTGAATCTGGTTCCGGAACCCAAGCCGAACAAACGGCCAAAATCATGACCAGATACGAAGCCCTGCTGCTAGAAAATCCTTGCGATTTAACCCTGGTTGTTGGCGATGTAACTTCAACCATGGCTTGCTCAATCGCTGCAAAAAAGCTGAACATCAAAGTTGCTCATGTAGAAGCGGGCATTAGATCTTTTGATATAACCATGCCCGAAGAAATCAATCGTATGGTTACAGATAGCATCACTGATTACTTTTTTACAACTTCGGAAACAGCTAATGAAAACCTCAGGAAATCCGGGATCAGCGGAGAGCAGATTTTTTTTGTAGGTAATACCATGATTGATACCCTTGAGGCCAATATGGATCGCCTAGCAATGCCTGAAGTTTGGCGCAATGCCAGTCTTGAGAAAGGTCAATACTTTGTGATGACCATGCATCGTCCTGCGAATGTTGATGAGGAGGAAAAACTCAAGGAGTTCATGAATGCTATTTTATTGAATTCCGGTTCGCATCCAATTGTTTTTCCTATACACCCAAGAACGGCTAAAATATTCAAAAACCTGGGGATTGATGATGCAAGACTGAAACTAGTAGAACCCATGTCTTACCTGGAGTTCAATTATTTGGTAAAGCATGCCCTTGCCGTAATTACTGATTCAGGTGGGATTACTGAAGAGACCACTGTAATGGGTGTCCCATGTTTGACTTTAAGAGACAATACGGAAAGGCCGGAGACCATTGATATTGGCACAAATGAATTGATCGGTACTGATCCGAAAAATATTCCTCCTGCAATGGAGACCCTGTTATCTGGTAGATGGAAAACAGGCAAGATCCCTGAATTGTGGGATGGGAAGGCTGCAAATAGAATTGTTGAGACCTTGCGGCGCTTGAACTAA
- a CDS encoding glycosyltransferase family 4 protein, whose translation MKILLVGPFITSRKSKNFGGISSHITELYDELKKEPTNQVDVLVTGLEQSSSVDNESSTFYGFDLTFGNLFKFLISFPGALLKSRFIHNGYLGVLKFFYYAFRVASVDLSKYDVIHIHGLHGAFALCFVGQKCKAKKILTIHSYHMYDPKVHVKRRFINHLNHVVNGMDHVIHVSAVDREKGLKLGLDLPPEKDGRHIYNGIYVPESINTPEFNKNVCYIGGLVSRKRVNLVIDAIIDTDMNLIICGDGSELRSKVQQAAQNRRNIKFQGQLDKEQIYNQLSDGSVLVVPSMSESFGIVYIEALIHGVPVIGYEHSINEFRDFLDVSSEESPLIVPFSPTNDNSEDLRQEILGIHEYRWSEKGRAAMVTLQFKAIEAFKWESIRGLVLDLYKKS comes from the coding sequence TTGAAGATATTATTAGTTGGCCCATTTATTACAAGTAGAAAGTCCAAAAACTTCGGTGGGATTTCCAGTCATATCACCGAACTCTATGACGAGTTAAAAAAAGAACCTACGAATCAAGTCGATGTGCTTGTTACCGGACTAGAGCAATCCAGTAGTGTTGACAATGAAAGTAGTACGTTTTACGGCTTTGATCTGACATTTGGCAATCTTTTTAAGTTTCTTATCTCCTTTCCAGGGGCTCTATTGAAGTCCAGGTTTATCCATAACGGCTACTTGGGGGTGTTGAAATTTTTTTACTATGCCTTTCGAGTGGCATCAGTTGATTTAAGCAAGTATGACGTCATTCATATACATGGATTACATGGTGCGTTTGCATTATGTTTTGTAGGGCAAAAGTGTAAGGCTAAGAAGATATTGACCATCCATAGTTATCATATGTATGATCCTAAAGTACATGTTAAAAGAAGGTTCATTAACCATCTCAATCATGTAGTAAATGGAATGGATCATGTCATTCATGTTTCGGCGGTCGACCGGGAGAAAGGCCTAAAACTAGGATTGGACTTGCCTCCTGAAAAAGACGGCAGACATATTTACAATGGTATATATGTCCCTGAATCCATCAATACACCTGAGTTCAATAAAAATGTCTGCTATATCGGAGGGCTTGTGTCTAGGAAACGCGTCAATCTCGTAATCGATGCGATAATTGACACGGACATGAACTTGATAATATGTGGGGACGGTTCCGAACTTAGAAGCAAGGTTCAGCAGGCAGCACAGAACAGAAGAAATATTAAATTTCAAGGACAGCTCGATAAGGAACAAATTTATAATCAATTGTCTGACGGGTCAGTTTTGGTTGTACCCAGCATGAGTGAGTCTTTTGGGATTGTATATATTGAAGCATTGATTCATGGAGTCCCAGTCATTGGATATGAACATTCCATCAATGAGTTTAGAGATTTTTTGGATGTAAGCAGTGAAGAAAGCCCACTAATAGTACCTTTTTCGCCTACTAATGATAATTCCGAGGACCTCCGGCAGGAGATTTTGGGCATACATGAATATCGGTGGTCTGAAAAAGGTCGAGCGGCAATGGTCACTCTACAATTCAAAGCAATTGAGGCATTCAAATGGGAATCTATAAGAGGTTTGGTATTGGACCTGTATAAAAAAAGCTAA
- a CDS encoding O-antigen polymerase — MTWFYILSVIVPILSFFLFKWSCGSMSFNKLSIVSFIYYFWLMFVCYVGVTMIVIGADVYFINNKTTLLTLQVFYAVSYVLLTLPIGVKIASILFKKSPKERLDNFYSEKQNSVKSYNYKFWIFCLVISIASGLYTTLYVPEVPFFKMLTGASEEDLLRARFTSKFEFTGVPYIKNLLFHVLSVLCSFVFFNIYLRNRNNFNYLFLTIISISWGIYSEGFNGEKAPLVFYLIALVLNYYIITGKKIGVIQSLKIGLISFLGVMVMYFLVSGEVHLSLTAGLIGRIVFVPTMGLFLTFLYFPEQIAFLNGASFPNWIVSSFGLEHQRSARAIMELRYEDGVDAGTAGVMNTLFVGEAYANFGQFGLMISPFFVGFIVGLIHNWIIRKPGNYLSVALMVYFMMNVPIVGGFVDFVWNVSWFFLGILIFAGRKLNFSSLRLHSN; from the coding sequence GTGACCTGGTTCTACATATTATCGGTAATCGTACCTATTCTCAGCTTCTTTCTTTTTAAGTGGTCTTGTGGAAGTATGTCTTTCAATAAGCTGTCTATTGTAAGCTTTATTTATTACTTCTGGTTGATGTTTGTATGTTACGTCGGAGTAACTATGATCGTTATAGGAGCCGATGTATACTTTATTAATAATAAAACCACCTTATTGACACTTCAGGTATTTTATGCCGTATCGTATGTCTTATTGACCTTACCCATTGGGGTGAAAATCGCTTCGATTCTATTTAAGAAGAGTCCAAAGGAACGACTTGATAACTTTTACAGTGAAAAACAGAATTCTGTAAAAAGTTACAACTATAAATTTTGGATATTTTGCCTGGTGATTTCCATCGCTTCCGGGTTATACACTACACTCTATGTGCCTGAAGTGCCTTTTTTCAAAATGTTGACAGGGGCCAGTGAAGAGGATCTTTTAAGGGCTAGATTCACCTCAAAATTTGAATTTACAGGTGTGCCATATATCAAGAACCTGTTATTCCATGTGCTTTCAGTCTTGTGCTCTTTCGTTTTCTTCAATATCTATTTAAGGAATCGAAATAACTTTAACTACCTCTTTTTGACGATAATTAGCATATCATGGGGTATTTATTCAGAAGGCTTTAATGGAGAGAAAGCACCACTTGTCTTTTATTTAATTGCACTGGTGCTGAACTACTACATCATTACTGGTAAAAAAATAGGAGTTATTCAATCCCTTAAAATTGGTTTGATATCATTTTTAGGGGTTATGGTTATGTACTTTTTGGTATCAGGAGAAGTCCATCTATCACTTACCGCTGGATTAATAGGTAGAATAGTTTTTGTTCCCACAATGGGTTTATTTCTCACTTTCCTATATTTCCCAGAACAGATTGCTTTCTTAAATGGCGCGAGTTTCCCCAACTGGATCGTTTCTTCTTTTGGTTTAGAACATCAGCGGTCCGCCAGAGCGATCATGGAGCTAAGGTATGAGGATGGAGTTGATGCAGGTACTGCGGGTGTGATGAATACTTTATTCGTTGGAGAAGCTTATGCCAACTTTGGCCAGTTTGGCTTAATGATCAGTCCATTTTTCGTCGGGTTTATAGTGGGTTTAATCCACAACTGGATAATCAGAAAGCCAGGCAACTACCTTTCCGTTGCTCTGATGGTATATTTTATGATGAATGTACCCATTGTCGGCGGATTCGTGGATTTCGTTTGGAATGTTAGTTGGTTTTTCCTGGGGATATTGATTTTCGCAGGACGCAAGTTGAATTTCTCTTCCCTTCGCCTCCATAGTAATTAA
- a CDS encoding oligosaccharide flippase family protein, with the protein MGEAKKLLILSFLLTFLGSIPLLGSFYLLQHFEVIDFFFTINGSAIITFLVLWVSTILNLLEKSVFLYFNRFTKIMWMSMVTFVPVITYNILAVLLGWFDASFEILVLAKLLSFTFVFICFIKILLSDIQEVKEAIRLPSLKEVAWNYRNYPKYILPSKFLNVLAVRSADFIVAGLFGNNVLGQFTLAKRVVMIPETTISKSVSDIFRRQGFDSDGNPVIRKVKQFFFNYLKIQMVLAVFMFGIAYLLVPYAVDLLLDEKWSDVVWISRVLIFGYAVSYIVNTLISVFRTLGEEKKEVIFQIFFVSVLIIVAVVAKFIEADIDLLIKMISFHRGISFVFAFFLMIWLFKKKDR; encoded by the coding sequence ATGGGTGAAGCCAAGAAGCTACTTATTCTGAGTTTCTTGCTTACTTTCCTTGGATCCATTCCTCTTCTTGGAAGCTTTTACTTACTACAACATTTCGAAGTAATAGACTTCTTTTTTACCATCAATGGATCAGCAATAATTACATTTTTGGTTTTGTGGGTCAGCACTATCTTGAATCTCCTGGAGAAAAGTGTCTTTTTATACTTTAACCGATTCACAAAAATAATGTGGATGTCAATGGTGACATTTGTACCTGTCATCACCTACAATATACTTGCGGTGTTGTTGGGTTGGTTCGATGCAAGCTTCGAGATTCTTGTACTCGCCAAACTGCTGTCATTTACGTTTGTCTTCATTTGTTTCATTAAAATTCTTCTTTCTGATATTCAGGAGGTCAAAGAAGCAATACGCTTACCTTCATTAAAAGAAGTTGCATGGAACTATAGGAATTATCCCAAGTATATTCTGCCATCTAAGTTCCTGAACGTACTTGCTGTTAGGTCGGCGGATTTTATTGTTGCAGGACTCTTTGGAAACAATGTCTTAGGTCAATTCACACTGGCCAAGCGCGTTGTGATGATACCTGAAACGACTATATCCAAATCTGTATCTGATATTTTCAGAAGACAAGGGTTTGATTCGGACGGAAATCCCGTTATTCGTAAAGTCAAACAATTTTTCTTTAATTACTTAAAGATTCAAATGGTTTTGGCGGTATTCATGTTTGGGATAGCCTATTTGTTGGTGCCGTATGCTGTGGATCTGCTGCTTGATGAAAAGTGGAGTGATGTCGTCTGGATATCACGTGTTCTTATTTTTGGGTATGCAGTAAGTTATATAGTAAACACATTGATCAGTGTTTTTCGAACACTAGGAGAGGAGAAGAAAGAGGTAATTTTTCAAATCTTTTTTGTTTCTGTGTTGATTATCGTTGCTGTTGTTGCCAAATTCATTGAAGCGGATATTGATCTTCTTATTAAAATGATTTCTTTCCATCGGGGGATTAGCTTTGTTTTTGCATTCTTCTTGATGATATGGCTTTTCAAAAAAAAAGATAGATGA
- a CDS encoding sulfotransferase, whose product MNGNTIFIGGTGRSGTTLLSRILEANGLDRFEYELRFFTDPHGVLDLRKRLTDDWDPYWSHDAISRFVTFYKKFLQFNLYAYHRTRLNTLPKTENIKILDGFLKELRVIPEKRMWIGNSNYLLRLLYAKKVSSVRKLFPNFYQCPTLSHKEFDEAFRSMWDKLTREYEAPYNVEHTPYNFLYHQGLKAVLPGSKFITLVRNPFDIISSYASKEWGSHDLNVNADQIISLFTKFLDSETEGLIIKMEDIVNDAEAINQRLTEYLGVSINVNESNLVSRSAANMNRSKEQVKNLDKGKVKILGSIAEKLGY is encoded by the coding sequence ATGAACGGAAATACAATTTTCATAGGAGGTACAGGAAGGTCAGGAACTACTCTTCTATCCAGGATTCTCGAAGCCAATGGCCTGGATAGATTTGAATATGAGCTAAGGTTTTTCACGGATCCACACGGGGTGTTAGACCTTAGAAAACGACTAACTGATGATTGGGACCCTTATTGGTCACATGATGCGATATCCAGATTCGTGACTTTCTACAAAAAATTCCTGCAATTCAATTTATATGCTTACCATCGAACACGACTGAATACTTTGCCTAAAACGGAGAACATCAAAATCCTTGATGGTTTTCTAAAGGAACTTAGAGTAATTCCAGAAAAGCGAATGTGGATTGGTAATAGTAATTACCTTTTGCGTCTTCTTTATGCTAAAAAGGTAAGCTCAGTACGTAAGCTATTCCCCAATTTCTATCAATGCCCGACTCTTTCACACAAAGAGTTTGATGAGGCTTTCCGTTCGATGTGGGATAAGCTGACAAGAGAGTATGAGGCACCGTATAACGTAGAACATACGCCTTACAATTTCTTATATCATCAAGGGTTGAAGGCTGTTTTGCCAGGTTCCAAGTTCATTACCTTGGTGCGTAATCCCTTTGATATCATCTCTAGTTACGCGTCAAAAGAATGGGGTAGCCATGACTTGAATGTCAATGCGGATCAGATTATTTCCCTTTTCACAAAATTTTTAGATAGCGAAACTGAAGGCTTAATCATCAAGATGGAAGATATCGTAAACGATGCTGAAGCGATCAACCAGCGGCTTACTGAATATCTTGGAGTTTCGATCAATGTGAATGAGTCCAACCTTGTCTCTCGATCTGCAGCTAATATGAATCGAAGTAAGGAGCAAGTTAAAAATCTGGATAAAGGAAAAGTCAAGATTCTTGGATCCATTGCAGAGAAGCTAGGTTACTAA
- a CDS encoding DegT/DnrJ/EryC1/StrS family aminotransferase, giving the protein MEIKFVDLKAQYYSIKEEVDEAIQSILENTSFIGGPILEEFKNNFQEVVGVKHCIPCANGTDALYISMRMMGIGPGDEVITTASSWISTSESITQTGATPVFVDIDEFNTIDVTKIEAKITSATKAIIPVHLYGQMCDMPAIMQIAKKHGIKVLEDCAQSHLSAVDGKVAGLWGDIATFSFYPGKNLGAYGDAGCMVTNDDQLAEECKKFANHGSLVKHQHEIEGINSRMDTLQAAILNVKLPRLIEWTDARIRVAKKYTELLASVEDITVPKVRPNSKHSFHVYGIKSPKRDELKEFLKNKGVPTQIHYPKAMPFMKAYNRFGFQQSDFPNAHDLQETELSLPIYPEITDAEIAYIVDSLSQFKG; this is encoded by the coding sequence ATGGAGATAAAGTTTGTTGATCTAAAAGCGCAATACTACAGCATTAAGGAAGAGGTAGATGAGGCAATTCAATCTATTCTTGAAAACACTTCTTTCATAGGAGGGCCTATCCTTGAGGAATTCAAAAACAATTTTCAAGAAGTTGTAGGAGTAAAGCATTGCATTCCATGTGCCAATGGAACTGACGCCTTATACATCAGCATGCGAATGATGGGTATAGGTCCTGGAGATGAAGTGATCACTACGGCCAGTTCTTGGATATCCACATCAGAGTCAATTACTCAGACGGGAGCCACACCAGTTTTTGTGGACATTGATGAATTCAACACCATTGATGTCACAAAGATTGAAGCGAAGATCACCTCGGCGACCAAAGCAATCATACCCGTACATTTATACGGTCAAATGTGTGATATGCCGGCTATTATGCAGATAGCCAAAAAGCATGGAATTAAGGTTTTGGAGGATTGTGCTCAGAGTCATTTGTCAGCGGTGGACGGGAAAGTAGCAGGGTTGTGGGGAGATATCGCCACATTCAGTTTCTACCCCGGTAAAAATTTAGGAGCCTATGGTGATGCGGGATGCATGGTGACTAATGATGACCAATTAGCTGAAGAATGTAAGAAATTCGCAAATCATGGATCTTTGGTTAAGCACCAACATGAAATAGAAGGGATTAACTCTCGAATGGACACGCTACAGGCTGCAATTCTCAACGTTAAGCTTCCCAGGCTTATAGAGTGGACTGATGCGAGGATCAGAGTCGCAAAGAAGTATACTGAGTTACTAGCTTCGGTTGAGGATATCACTGTCCCTAAAGTACGACCAAATAGTAAGCATAGTTTCCATGTTTATGGAATCAAATCCCCCAAGAGGGATGAATTGAAAGAGTTTTTGAAAAATAAGGGAGTGCCTACTCAAATCCACTACCCCAAAGCCATGCCTTTTATGAAGGCGTACAATCGATTTGGATTCCAACAGAGCGATTTCCCCAATGCTCATGACCTTCAGGAAACAGAGCTCTCCTTACCTATTTATCCTGAAATAACGGACGCAGAGATAGCATATATAGTAGATAGTTTATCTCAGTTCAAAGGATAA